A window from Pseudomonas sp. Tri1 encodes these proteins:
- a CDS encoding MFS transporter: MNKPINAPHRLSPATGAQRVVSARWALASLALSTLLASLGASVATVGLPALTQAFDASFQQVQWVVLAYLLAITTLIVSVGRLGDVVGRRALLLAGILLFTLASAWCGLAPSLGWLIAGRALQGLGAAVMMTLTMALVGETVDKDKTGSAMGLLATLSAVGTALGPSVGGALIARFGWQALFLVNLPLGLLTFCLAWRSLPARPAAKAGKIRFDVTGTLLLAATLAAYALAMTSGRGDFGWSNIVLLLAAILGAGLFILAQGRVASPLIPLPLFRDRLLVSGLATSALVAAVMMATLLVGPFYLSIALGLPAALVGLVLAAGPSVAALAGMPAGRLADRFGVRPMRLVGLATMVFGCLMLSLMSPILGVGGYVAAIVVTTLGYALFQTANNAAVMTDVPAQRRGVIAGMLNLSRNLGFFTGASVLGAIFATALPTNGIISATPEAVANGLRITFASALALMIFAAGIALKYREPEPSIDPQDTACKG; the protein is encoded by the coding sequence ATGAACAAGCCAATCAATGCACCACACCGCCTGTCGCCAGCAACCGGGGCACAACGGGTCGTTTCAGCGCGCTGGGCGTTAGCCAGCCTGGCGCTTTCGACGCTACTGGCGTCTCTGGGCGCCAGTGTCGCCACCGTCGGCCTGCCCGCCCTCACCCAAGCCTTCGACGCCTCTTTTCAGCAAGTCCAATGGGTCGTGCTGGCTTACTTGCTGGCGATCACTACGTTGATTGTCAGCGTCGGGCGCCTGGGAGATGTGGTCGGACGTCGAGCGCTGCTGCTGGCCGGGATTCTCCTGTTCACGCTCGCATCGGCCTGGTGTGGCCTGGCGCCGTCCCTGGGGTGGCTGATTGCCGGCCGAGCACTGCAAGGGTTGGGGGCGGCCGTCATGATGACGCTGACCATGGCCCTGGTTGGCGAGACCGTCGACAAGGATAAGACCGGCAGCGCCATGGGGCTGCTGGCCACGTTGTCGGCGGTTGGCACGGCGCTGGGGCCCTCTGTCGGTGGTGCGTTGATCGCCCGGTTCGGCTGGCAGGCCTTGTTCCTGGTCAACCTTCCCCTCGGGCTGCTGACGTTTTGCTTGGCATGGCGTTCATTGCCCGCCCGGCCCGCGGCGAAAGCGGGGAAGATCCGCTTCGATGTGACGGGTACCCTGTTGCTGGCCGCGACACTGGCTGCTTATGCCCTGGCCATGACCTCAGGACGTGGGGACTTCGGTTGGTCGAATATTGTGCTGCTGCTGGCTGCGATCCTTGGGGCCGGGCTGTTCATCCTGGCCCAGGGTCGGGTGGCTTCGCCATTGATTCCCTTGCCCCTGTTTCGCGATCGCCTGCTGGTCTCGGGGCTGGCCACCAGTGCGCTGGTCGCGGCGGTCATGATGGCGACTTTGCTGGTCGGGCCTTTTTACCTGTCCATCGCCCTCGGGCTACCCGCGGCACTGGTCGGGCTGGTGCTGGCCGCCGGGCCGTCCGTTGCCGCGCTCGCTGGAATGCCTGCCGGGCGCCTGGCAGACCGCTTCGGCGTGCGCCCCATGCGCCTCGTCGGTCTGGCGACCATGGTCTTCGGCTGTCTGATGCTGTCGCTGATGTCGCCGATCCTTGGCGTAGGCGGCTATGTCGCCGCTATCGTGGTGACAACCCTCGGCTATGCGTTGTTCCAGACTGCCAACAACGCGGCGGTCATGACGGATGTACCCGCCCAACGGCGTGGTGTGATTGCCGGGATGCTCAACTTGTCACGAAACCTGGGTTTCTTTACCGGTGCCTCGGTGCTCGGCGCGATATTTGCGACGGCTTTGCCGACGAATGGCATCATTTCCGCCACCCCTGAAGCGGTTGCAAACGGCTTGCGAATTACCTTCGCCAGCGCCTTGGCGCTGATGATTTTCGCAGCGGGCATCGCCTTGAAATACCGTGAGCCAGAGCCTTCGATTGACCCCCAGGACACCGCCTGCAAAGGATGA
- the pgm gene encoding phosphoglucomutase (alpha-D-glucose-1,6-bisphosphate-dependent): MTVSPFAGKPAPAQLLIDIPRLVTAYYTGRPDASVATQRVAFGTSGHRGSSFDLGFNEWHVLAISQAICLYREAQGINGPLFIGIDTHALSTPAGTSALEVFAANGVTVMIAEGDEYTPTPAVSHAILCYNRGRTTGLADGIVITPSHNPPQSGGYKYNPTNGGPADTHITKWIEAKANELLANQLAGVKRISYEQALKADTTHRHDYLNTYVADLINVIDFDAIRAAGLHLGVDPLGGAGVRYWPAIAEHYRLDLEVVNTEVDSTFRFMTVDWDGQIRMDPSSSHAMQGLIGLKERFDVAFACDPDHDRHGIVTPSGGLLAPNNYLAVSIDYLFQNRPQWRADAAVGKTVVSSGLIDRVAKRLGRRLYEVPVGFKWFADGLFDGSLGFGGEESAGASFLRKDGGVWSTDKDGLIPALLAAEMTARTGRDPSQAYRALTDELGEPFSVRVDAKASPQQKALLSKLSPDQVASTELAGETIQSILSHAPGNDQAIGGLKVMTENGWFAARPSGTEDIYKIYAESFIGDAHLKQLVVEAQTLVDAAITGK; encoded by the coding sequence ATGACAGTCAGTCCATTTGCGGGCAAGCCGGCACCGGCGCAATTGTTGATCGATATCCCGCGACTGGTAACGGCCTATTACACCGGCCGACCCGATGCCTCGGTTGCGACCCAGCGTGTAGCGTTCGGCACCTCCGGTCATCGTGGCAGTTCCTTCGATCTGGGGTTCAACGAATGGCACGTGCTGGCAATCAGCCAGGCGATCTGCCTGTACCGTGAAGCCCAAGGTATCAACGGGCCGCTGTTTATCGGCATCGACACCCATGCGCTGTCGACCCCGGCGGGCACCAGCGCCCTGGAAGTGTTCGCCGCCAACGGTGTGACCGTGATGATCGCCGAGGGCGACGAGTACACCCCGACGCCGGCGGTTTCCCACGCCATTCTTTGCTACAACCGAGGCCGTACCACGGGCCTGGCGGACGGTATCGTCATCACACCGTCCCACAATCCACCGCAAAGCGGCGGTTACAAATACAACCCCACCAACGGCGGTCCGGCCGATACCCACATCACCAAGTGGATCGAAGCCAAGGCCAATGAACTGCTGGCCAACCAACTGGCTGGCGTCAAGCGCATCAGCTATGAGCAAGCGCTGAAGGCCGATACCACCCACCGTCACGATTACCTCAACACCTATGTGGCGGACCTGATCAATGTCATCGATTTCGATGCCATTCGCGCTGCTGGGCTGCACCTGGGCGTCGATCCGCTGGGCGGTGCCGGGGTGCGCTACTGGCCGGCCATTGCCGAGCATTACCGGTTGGACCTGGAAGTGGTCAACACCGAGGTGGACTCGACCTTCCGCTTCATGACTGTCGATTGGGACGGACAGATCCGCATGGACCCATCCTCCAGCCACGCCATGCAAGGGCTGATTGGCCTGAAGGAGCGCTTCGACGTAGCCTTCGCCTGCGACCCGGACCATGACCGCCATGGCATCGTGACGCCTTCCGGCGGCCTGTTGGCGCCGAACAACTACCTGGCGGTGTCCATCGATTACCTGTTCCAGAACCGCCCGCAATGGCGCGCCGATGCTGCCGTGGGCAAGACCGTGGTCAGCAGCGGCCTGATCGATCGTGTGGCCAAGCGTCTGGGCCGCCGCCTCTACGAAGTGCCGGTAGGCTTCAAGTGGTTTGCCGACGGCTTGTTTGACGGTTCCCTGGGCTTTGGTGGGGAAGAAAGCGCCGGCGCTTCGTTCCTGCGCAAGGACGGTGGCGTATGGAGCACCGACAAGGACGGCCTGATCCCGGCGCTGCTGGCAGCTGAAATGACTGCTCGCACCGGGCGCGACCCAAGCCAGGCCTACCGCGCCCTGACCGATGAGTTGGGTGAACCGTTCTCGGTGCGCGTGGATGCCAAGGCCAGCCCGCAGCAGAAAGCGTTGCTGAGCAAGCTGTCGCCGGACCAGGTGGCGTCCACCGAACTGGCCGGGGAGACGATCCAGAGCATCCTCAGTCACGCGCCAGGTAATGACCAGGCTATTGGCGGGTTGAAGGTGATGACCGAAAACGGCTGGTTCGCGGCGCGTCCGTCGGGTACTGAAGACATCTACAAGATCTACGCCGAAAGCTTCATTGGCGACGCCCACCTCAAGCAGTTGGTGGTAGAGGCACAGACGCTGGTGGATGCAGCGATCACTGGTAAGTGA
- a CDS encoding LysR family transcriptional regulator, whose protein sequence is MSTPDLNLLVTLDVLLSEGSVAKAARRLRLSPSAMSRALARLRETTGDPLLVRAGRGLVPTPRALALREQVSQLVQDAQAVLRPALAPDLRRLSRTFTLRTREGFVENFAVDLMAHINAQAPAVRLRFVDKADRDSTALREGTVDLETAVVDTGTSPELRTQALFGDRVIGVVRSGHPLSQGAVSTAEYLAGGHIGISLRGLDHGPVDEALGPLNLARDIVTTVPGFSTALGLARSSDLIASVPERYTASLREGMHSFALPFAVPGFTISMLWHPRMDADPAHRWFRGCLREVCGRKIAAV, encoded by the coding sequence ATGTCTACTCCCGACCTCAATCTGCTTGTCACCCTTGATGTACTGCTATCTGAAGGCAGTGTGGCCAAGGCCGCTCGACGATTGCGACTGAGCCCATCGGCCATGAGCCGGGCGTTGGCACGGTTGCGCGAAACCACTGGCGATCCGCTGTTGGTAAGGGCTGGGCGCGGCCTGGTTCCGACGCCCCGGGCCCTGGCGTTGCGCGAGCAGGTCAGCCAATTGGTCCAGGATGCCCAAGCGGTGCTGCGCCCAGCGCTGGCCCCGGATCTGCGGCGATTGAGCCGGACCTTTACGCTGCGCACCCGCGAAGGGTTCGTGGAGAATTTCGCGGTGGACCTGATGGCCCACATCAACGCACAGGCACCCGCTGTACGCTTGCGTTTTGTGGACAAGGCAGACAGGGATAGCACGGCCCTGCGCGAGGGCACCGTGGACCTGGAAACCGCAGTGGTAGACACGGGCACCAGCCCGGAGTTGCGCACCCAGGCCTTGTTTGGCGACCGCGTGATCGGTGTAGTGCGCTCGGGGCACCCGCTGAGCCAGGGAGCGGTGAGCACCGCCGAGTACCTGGCGGGCGGGCACATTGGCATTTCCCTGCGCGGCCTGGATCATGGCCCCGTCGACGAGGCCTTGGGGCCCTTGAATCTAGCGCGGGACATCGTGACCACTGTCCCGGGTTTTTCCACGGCCCTGGGGCTTGCCCGCTCCAGCGACCTGATCGCCAGCGTTCCGGAACGCTACACCGCCAGTCTGCGCGAGGGCATGCACAGTTTTGCGCTGCCGTTTGCGGTGCCCGGATTCACCATCTCCATGCTTTGGCATCCGCGGATGGATGCCGATCCGGCGCATCGTTGGTTCAGAGGCTGTCTGCGGGAAGTATGCGGACGCAAAATCGCGGCGGTTTAG
- a CDS encoding AprI/Inh family metalloprotease inhibitor gives MRKEFTPCSPQATAWLFATLMMFCGETAMARSLLLAEPSQLAGQWLAVLSGPQESAQTQALQDKPSNTCLIELRADQTLGGQTDCLGHWLGDEPVHWFTEPDGLSLIGKQNTRVHLGLRQEQHYQVTLKSGLLLILERNKAQAPR, from the coding sequence ATGCGCAAAGAATTTACACCCTGTAGCCCCCAGGCAACCGCCTGGTTATTCGCTACGTTGATGATGTTTTGTGGAGAAACCGCCATGGCGCGCAGCCTGTTGTTAGCAGAACCCTCACAGTTGGCCGGTCAGTGGCTGGCCGTTTTGTCGGGGCCGCAGGAAAGTGCGCAAACCCAGGCGTTGCAGGACAAACCGTCCAATACCTGCCTCATCGAGCTCAGGGCAGACCAGACCCTGGGCGGGCAAACCGATTGCCTGGGCCACTGGTTGGGGGATGAGCCGGTGCATTGGTTTACCGAGCCCGACGGTCTTTCCCTGATCGGCAAGCAGAACACCAGAGTTCATCTGGGCCTGCGCCAGGAACAGCACTACCAAGTTACTTTGAAGTCAGGCCTGTTACTTATCCTTGAACGAAACAAGGCCCAGGCCCCACGTTAA
- a CDS encoding UvrD-helicase domain-containing protein: MSQHTPDLPPDLLPLAQMPLFKRLAARFFGHGLTRLRAQHRASWLHGQADGFRSGHTAGFDYGYQEGRTEGLEEGRQVLLIRDSRSTEHPAPKVDDLLFDDWRLPLSAELKKRIKADVARLLPAQAQPSAAQWKMIFSDTPATSVVAGAGAGKSTTLVLRIVLLAHYLGYELDSMTVVTFTRESRKDFIQKLIDMFALWGRTISLKEARDLVRTFHSRILPMVRSLPGFERLQAFETLSHRAGPGDDDAQDNPFDLRINDAQRQQLNACYHRLYQRDERFRELIKPLSRHALQLKELERDHPDVQKRVAVTELAAQRDEELCDAIEDLWFRAGAWPIKGIEPKRQRFEINGSTFHCHGYIPSLDAWVVLGFDPREDARLSRPGAKLSLRAEWAVKRTLFQAFCRKPLIWLESYESAKRLLASLAGDASAGPGFDYKVKGELGSAPLLDCFVAAAGFIENLGLDVPQAVGRMCFAQDDPDRYFFEALSRYWRAFEDHLLDQSPPVMTYNRMFALFSEHSPENFKLLSDSLLRPLSHLMIDEFQDVSPQIVSWLRASLREIRSRGPAMHVGRGAQRSSLLCVGDDWQSIYGWRGSSPSYFMGFDKQFPSPTSTRVMLTDNYRSHQHIIDAAEHVVRAATAIPGKKAKASGKPRSLNPVNVLDRDDEGLAQRLEEHYRKGDSILMLYRKSSDKLLIQQHISSTVNVDSSLPYEARRLRQMTYHSAKGLQADAVFLLGDCQHLTSSPYKNQVYRMAGLGQNGDAEPYDTAQKDEILRLAYVGITRAVQHCYWYVDGPDGQAANAPKASDRIGTGKPFFADHRRTRNG; this comes from the coding sequence GTGTCGCAACACACTCCCGATCTTCCCCCTGACCTGTTGCCGTTGGCCCAGATGCCGCTGTTCAAGCGCCTGGCCGCCCGATTTTTTGGCCATGGCCTGACGCGCTTGCGAGCCCAGCACAGGGCATCCTGGCTACACGGCCAGGCCGATGGCTTTCGCAGCGGCCACACGGCCGGTTTTGACTACGGTTATCAAGAAGGCAGGACCGAAGGGCTGGAAGAGGGTCGCCAGGTCCTGTTGATCCGTGATTCGCGCAGTACCGAACACCCGGCGCCGAAGGTCGATGACCTGCTGTTCGACGACTGGCGCCTGCCGTTGTCCGCCGAACTGAAGAAACGTATCAAGGCAGACGTCGCCCGGTTGCTGCCGGCACAAGCGCAGCCCAGCGCGGCACAATGGAAGATGATTTTCAGCGATACGCCGGCGACCTCGGTAGTGGCCGGAGCGGGAGCGGGTAAATCCACGACCCTGGTGCTGCGCATCGTCCTGCTGGCTCATTACCTGGGTTACGAACTGGACTCGATGACGGTAGTGACCTTTACCCGAGAGTCGCGCAAGGACTTCATCCAGAAGCTGATTGATATGTTTGCCCTGTGGGGGCGAACGATCAGCCTCAAGGAAGCCCGGGACCTGGTGCGCACCTTCCACTCGCGCATCTTGCCCATGGTGCGTAGCCTGCCTGGCTTTGAGCGCCTCCAGGCCTTCGAGACCCTGAGCCATCGTGCCGGACCGGGCGATGACGACGCCCAGGACAACCCCTTCGATCTGCGCATCAACGATGCCCAGCGCCAGCAGCTTAACGCCTGCTATCACCGCCTCTACCAGCGAGATGAGCGTTTCCGTGAGCTGATCAAGCCGTTGTCCCGACATGCATTGCAGCTCAAGGAGTTGGAGCGCGATCACCCGGATGTGCAAAAGCGGGTAGCCGTGACCGAGTTGGCCGCCCAGCGCGATGAGGAGTTGTGCGACGCCATCGAAGACCTGTGGTTTCGTGCCGGGGCCTGGCCGATCAAAGGCATCGAGCCAAAGCGCCAAAGGTTTGAGATCAACGGTTCGACCTTCCATTGCCACGGCTACATTCCATCCCTGGATGCCTGGGTCGTCCTGGGGTTCGACCCGCGGGAAGACGCCCGGCTAAGTCGTCCGGGCGCCAAGTTGAGTCTGCGCGCGGAATGGGCGGTAAAGCGCACACTGTTTCAAGCTTTCTGTCGTAAGCCACTGATATGGCTAGAAAGTTATGAGTCGGCCAAGCGCCTGCTCGCGTCCCTGGCTGGTGACGCCAGTGCCGGTCCCGGGTTCGATTACAAGGTCAAGGGTGAACTCGGTTCAGCGCCATTGCTGGATTGTTTTGTCGCCGCCGCCGGTTTTATCGAGAACCTTGGCTTGGATGTTCCGCAGGCGGTGGGCCGGATGTGCTTTGCCCAGGATGACCCGGATCGCTATTTCTTCGAGGCCTTGAGCCGCTATTGGCGAGCGTTCGAAGATCATTTGCTCGATCAGTCGCCTCCTGTCATGACTTACAACCGGATGTTCGCGCTATTTAGCGAGCACTCGCCGGAAAACTTCAAATTGCTCAGCGATTCACTGCTGCGCCCCTTGTCACACTTGATGATCGATGAATTCCAGGACGTTTCGCCGCAGATCGTCTCCTGGCTTCGTGCAAGTCTTCGCGAGATACGCAGCCGTGGCCCTGCCATGCATGTCGGACGTGGCGCCCAGCGCTCCTCCTTATTGTGTGTGGGGGACGATTGGCAATCGATCTATGGCTGGCGCGGCAGTTCCCCAAGCTATTTCATGGGGTTCGACAAGCAATTCCCGTCGCCGACAAGCACCCGGGTGATGCTCACTGACAACTACCGCAGCCACCAGCACATCATTGACGCTGCCGAGCACGTCGTGCGTGCGGCAACAGCGATTCCGGGTAAAAAGGCCAAGGCCAGTGGCAAACCCCGTTCGCTGAACCCGGTCAACGTGCTGGATCGGGACGACGAGGGCTTGGCGCAGCGGCTGGAGGAACACTACCGCAAGGGCGACTCGATCTTGATGCTGTATCGAAAAAGCAGCGATAAGCTACTGATACAACAACATATAAGCTCAACAGTTAATGTAGATTCTAGCTTGCCATACGAAGCCCGGCGCCTCAGGCAGATGACCTATCACAGCGCCAAGGGCTTGCAGGCCGATGCGGTGTTCTTGCTGGGCGACTGCCAACATTTGACCAGCTCGCCCTACAAGAATCAGGTCTACCGAATGGCTGGGCTCGGCCAGAACGGGGATGCCGAGCCGTACGACACGGCACAAAAAGACGAAATCCTGCGCCTGGCCTACGTGGGTATTACTCGCGCGGTGCAACATTGCTATTGGTACGTTGACGGCCCAGATGGGCAAGCGGCCAATGCGCCCAAGGCCTCGGATCGGATCGGGACGGGCAAGCCGTTCTTCGCTGACCATCGCCGCACTCGCAACGGCTAA
- a CDS encoding DUF1652 domain-containing protein: MNKGSFSKVTFPNACQLMRWHFHPMGFEASMDAPGSMVARLFDRASGETMIAIAGIPCATVMNAPDVERIIEAVEAELEAFVPPVGLRRFAS, encoded by the coding sequence ATGAATAAAGGATCTTTCAGCAAGGTTACGTTCCCCAATGCCTGCCAGTTAATGCGCTGGCACTTCCATCCCATGGGATTTGAAGCCAGCATGGACGCGCCCGGCAGTATGGTCGCCAGGTTGTTTGACCGTGCCAGCGGCGAAACCATGATCGCCATTGCGGGTATCCCCTGCGCGACCGTGATGAACGCTCCGGATGTGGAACGAATAATCGAAGCGGTGGAGGCCGAGCTGGAAGCCTTCGTACCACCGGTGGGCTTACGACGATTTGCCTCCTGA
- a CDS encoding serralysin family metalloprotease, producing the protein MSKVKTNAIESSEQLFLAPQSLAAASSAFNQINSFSHQYDRGGNLTVNGKPSYSVDEAATQLLRDGAAYQDRDGSGKIELTYTFLTSASSSTMNKHGISGFSQFSAQQKGQAALAMQSWADVANVTFTEKASGGDGHMTFGNYSGGQDGAAAFAYLPGTGAGYDGTSWYLINSSYTQNKNPDLNNYGRQTLTHEIGHTLGLAHPGDYNAGEGSPTYDDATYGQDTRGYSVMSYWSESNTDQNFSKGGVEAYASGPLMDDIAAIQKLYGANTSTRTGDTTYGFNSNTGRDFLSASSSSDKVVFSVWDAGGRDTLDFSGFTQNQKINLNDASFSDVGGMVGNVSIAKGAVIENATGGSGSDLLIGNSVANELKGGAGNDILWGAGGADKLWGGSGSDTFVFAASTDSRPGTVDQILDFVSGLDKIDLTGITKGAGLHFVNAFTGAAGDAVLSTSGGNSLLSVDFSGHGVADFLVSTVGQAAVSDIVA; encoded by the coding sequence ATGTCGAAAGTCAAAACCAACGCTATTGAGTCTTCCGAGCAATTGTTCCTGGCGCCGCAATCCTTAGCGGCTGCCAGTAGCGCATTCAACCAGATCAATAGTTTCAGCCATCAATACGACCGGGGCGGTAATCTGACCGTCAACGGTAAACCGTCGTACTCTGTCGACGAGGCGGCTACCCAGTTGCTACGCGACGGCGCGGCGTATCAGGACCGGGACGGCAGCGGCAAGATCGAGCTGACCTATACCTTCCTGACCTCCGCCTCTTCGAGCACCATGAACAAGCACGGGATCAGCGGTTTCAGCCAGTTCAGTGCCCAGCAGAAGGGCCAGGCAGCCCTCGCCATGCAATCCTGGGCAGACGTGGCCAACGTCACCTTCACCGAGAAGGCCAGTGGTGGCGACGGCCACATGACCTTCGGCAACTACAGCGGCGGCCAGGATGGCGCTGCGGCGTTTGCTTATCTGCCGGGGACCGGTGCCGGCTACGACGGGACGTCCTGGTACCTGATCAACAGCAGTTACACCCAGAACAAGAACCCGGACCTGAATAACTACGGTCGCCAGACCCTGACCCACGAAATCGGCCACACCCTGGGCCTGGCACACCCCGGCGACTACAACGCCGGTGAAGGCAGCCCGACCTACGATGACGCCACTTATGGCCAGGACACCCGTGGCTACAGCGTCATGAGTTACTGGAGTGAAAGCAATACCGATCAGAACTTCAGCAAGGGCGGCGTCGAGGCCTATGCGTCGGGTCCGCTGATGGATGACATCGCAGCTATCCAGAAACTCTACGGCGCCAACACCAGCACCCGCACTGGCGACACGACCTATGGCTTCAACTCCAACACCGGTCGCGACTTCCTCAGTGCATCCTCGTCCTCGGACAAAGTGGTGTTTTCGGTGTGGGACGCCGGCGGTCGCGACACCCTGGATTTTTCCGGTTTCACCCAAAACCAGAAAATCAACCTCAATGACGCCTCGTTCTCCGACGTTGGCGGTATGGTCGGTAACGTTTCCATTGCCAAGGGCGCGGTCATCGAGAACGCCACGGGCGGCTCGGGCAGCGACCTGCTGATCGGCAACTCGGTGGCCAACGAACTCAAGGGTGGGGCCGGCAACGATATCCTCTGGGGCGCCGGTGGTGCGGACAAACTGTGGGGCGGTTCGGGCTCGGACACTTTCGTGTTCGCCGCCAGTACCGATTCGCGACCCGGTACTGTCGATCAAATCCTCGACTTCGTCAGCGGCCTGGACAAGATCGACCTGACCGGCATCACCAAGGGCGCCGGCCTGCACTTCGTGAACGCGTTCACCGGTGCGGCAGGCGATGCGGTGCTGTCGACCTCGGGTGGCAACAGCCTGCTATCGGTGGACTTCTCCGGCCACGGCGTGGCTGACTTCCTGGTCAGCACCGTTGGCCAGGCAGCGGTTTCGGATATCGTGGCCTGA
- a CDS encoding type I secretion system permease/ATPase has product MNRARNAAAVPLFKALGDYKNILISVGCFTALINVLMLAPSIYMLQVYDRGLSSQNETTLAMLSLMVVGFFVFIGLLEMLRSFIVIRIGSQLERRFNLQVYKAAFERNLLQGEGNAGQSLGDLTHVRQFVTGPALFAFFDAPWFPIYLLVIYLFNVWLGVFATVGTLLLIGLACLNELMTKKPLGQASVYSQQSSQLATSHLHNAETIQAMGMLGALRSRWFAVHSRFLGLQNQASDTGAVISSLSKTLRLCLQSLVLGLGALLVIKGEMTAGMMIAGSILMGRVLSPIDQLIAVWKQWSGAKLAYRRLEALLQAYPAQDDAMALPAPKGQVSFEQVSAGPPGQRNATLQQVSFSLAAGEVLGVLGASGSGKSTLARVLVGVWPTLGGTVRLDGADIHRWNRDLLGPHVGYLPQDIELFSGSIAENIARFREADPQKVVDAAHQAGVHELILRMPQGYDTVLGEDGGGLSGGQKQRVALARAMYDRPSLVVLDEPNSNLDTVGEAALASAIAQMKAQGTSVVLVTHRSSALAQADKLLVLNEGRLQAFGPSQEVLRALSGQSETPQRDRPHATPNGLSMSRQYQATNKPSGA; this is encoded by the coding sequence ATGAATAGGGCAAGGAACGCGGCAGCAGTGCCACTCTTTAAGGCGCTGGGCGATTATAAAAACATTCTGATCAGCGTCGGTTGTTTTACTGCGCTGATTAACGTCCTGATGCTGGCACCTTCGATTTATATGCTGCAGGTATATGACCGAGGGCTTTCCTCTCAGAACGAAACCACCCTGGCAATGTTGTCGTTGATGGTGGTGGGGTTCTTTGTATTTATCGGGCTGCTGGAAATGCTGCGCAGCTTCATTGTCATCCGCATCGGCAGCCAGTTGGAAAGACGCTTCAACCTCCAGGTGTATAAAGCCGCGTTCGAGCGCAATCTGCTCCAGGGCGAGGGCAACGCCGGACAATCCCTGGGCGACCTGACTCATGTCCGCCAGTTCGTCACGGGGCCTGCCTTGTTCGCATTCTTCGACGCACCCTGGTTCCCCATCTACCTGCTGGTGATCTATCTGTTCAACGTCTGGCTCGGTGTGTTTGCCACCGTCGGCACGTTGTTGTTGATTGGCCTGGCCTGCCTGAATGAACTCATGACCAAAAAGCCCTTGGGGCAGGCCAGCGTGTACTCGCAACAGTCCAGCCAGTTGGCCACCAGCCATTTGCACAATGCCGAAACCATTCAGGCCATGGGCATGCTTGGCGCGCTGCGCAGCCGTTGGTTTGCCGTGCACTCGCGGTTCCTTGGCCTGCAGAACCAGGCCAGCGATACCGGCGCGGTGATCAGTTCCTTGAGCAAGACCCTGCGCCTGTGCCTGCAATCCCTGGTACTGGGTTTGGGCGCGCTGTTGGTGATCAAGGGCGAGATGACCGCCGGGATGATGATTGCCGGCTCGATTCTGATGGGCCGGGTGCTGAGCCCCATCGACCAGTTGATTGCCGTATGGAAGCAGTGGAGCGGCGCCAAGCTAGCCTATCGCCGCCTCGAGGCGCTGTTGCAGGCTTACCCGGCACAGGATGATGCCATGGCATTGCCGGCGCCCAAGGGCCAGGTGAGTTTCGAACAGGTGAGCGCCGGCCCGCCGGGGCAACGCAACGCGACGTTGCAACAAGTCAGCTTTAGCCTGGCGGCCGGGGAAGTGCTCGGGGTGCTGGGGGCGTCGGGCTCCGGTAAATCCACCCTGGCCCGTGTGCTGGTGGGTGTATGGCCAACCCTGGGCGGCACGGTGCGGCTCGATGGGGCCGATATCCACCGCTGGAATCGTGACCTGCTTGGCCCGCACGTCGGCTATCTGCCCCAGGACATCGAGCTGTTCAGCGGCAGCATTGCCGAGAATATCGCCCGCTTTCGCGAAGCCGACCCGCAAAAGGTTGTCGACGCTGCGCATCAGGCCGGTGTCCATGAACTGATCCTGCGCATGCCCCAGGGCTACGACACGGTGCTGGGAGAGGACGGCGGTGGTTTGTCGGGCGGGCAGAAGCAAAGGGTGGCCTTGGCCCGAGCGATGTACGACCGGCCGAGCCTGGTGGTACTCGACGAGCCCAACTCCAACCTCGATACGGTCGGTGAGGCGGCATTGGCCAGCGCCATCGCGCAGATGAAGGCGCAAGGCACCAGCGTCGTGCTGGTGACCCATCGATCCTCGGCGCTGGCCCAGGCCGACAAGTTGCTGGTGCTCAACGAAGGCCGGCTGCAGGCCTTCGGGCCGAGCCAGGAAGTACTGCGGGCGCTGTCCGGCCAATCGGAGACGCCACAACGGGACCGGCCCCACGCAACCCCTAACGGGCTGAGCATGAGTCGCCAGTATCAGGCCACCAACAAGCCCAGCGGCGCATGA